The Iamia sp. SCSIO 61187 genomic sequence TCGGCGGCGGCGACGACGTCGTAGGCGTCGACGGTGAGCGCTCCGGTCGGTCCGGCCAGCTCGTCGTGGGCGCCGGCGCCCTCGCTGAGCAGCAGGACCACGTCCCGGGTCGACAGGGCCACGGCCTCCTTGGCCACCAGGTTGAGCCCGTCGCGGATGGGGTTGACGAGCACGGCGTCGGCCCGCCGGAGGGCGGCGACCGAGCGCGGGTAGTCGTCGTCGGTCTCGTAGACGATCGGCGTCCAGTCGGCGGTGGCCCACCGCTCGTTGACGGCGGCGACGGTCTCGTCGACCTGCGCCCGGTACTGCCGGTAGGCGGGCACGTCCTCGCGGGACGGGTAGACGAAGGCCCCGAAGGTGACCCGGCCCCGCCACTCGGGCCGGTTGGCGAGCAGCTGGTCGAAGGCGAGGAAGCCGCGCAGGATGTTCTTCGACAGCTCGATGCGGTCGACGCGCACGAGGAAGGCGCGGTCGCCGACGAGGGCGTCGAGGTCGTGCCCGGCGGCGACGCAGGCGTCACCGCCGGCGGTGCGCTCGAGGTCGGCCGGGTCGGGGCCGAGGGGGGCCACGAACGTCGTGAGGTCGAGCCCCACGGCCCGGGCGCAGCCCCGGGCGGCGCCGGCCCAGCGCTCGGAGTGGAAGCCGCAGGCCCGGTGGGCGGCCAGACCGCCCATCAGCTCCTCGCGCACGGCGCCGGGCAGCACC encodes the following:
- a CDS encoding trehalose-6-phosphate synthase, with translation MSSRPVVIVSNRGPVAFRRGPDGALESRRGAGGLVSGLAPLVAGTDAIWVAAALSEADREASAQGVIDADGLRVRTVDLDPEDLRQAYDVVSNSTLWFAHHGMFDGYREPTFDAAWFTAWEAFRRVNAAFAAVVAEVAPEGAAVLVQDYHLPLVATALAGTRPDVACVHFSHTPFARPAELAVLPGAVREELMGGLAAHRACGFHSERWAGAARGCARAVGLDLTTFVAPLGPDPADLERTAGGDACVAAGHDLDALVGDRAFLVRVDRIELSKNILRGFLAFDQLLANRPEWRGRVTFGAFVYPSREDVPAYRQYRAQVDETVAAVNERWATADWTPIVYETDDDYPRSVAALRRADAVLVNPIRDGLNLVAKEAVALSTRDVVLLLSEGAGAHDELAGPTGALTVDAYDVVAAAESLHHALAMGADERAARAAALRGRVADRTPERWLADQLAVLG